Proteins co-encoded in one Gossypium arboreum isolate Shixiya-1 chromosome 11, ASM2569848v2, whole genome shotgun sequence genomic window:
- the LOC108459082 gene encoding protein cornichon homolog 4-like, with translation MAIASLLGWLVTFFFLISLLAIICYQLMCFIDLEIDYINHYDSAVRINKVVMPEFIIQAVFCLVCLITGHYFLFFPSLPYLYYNFILYRRRKHLVDVTEIFNQLKWEKKQRLIKLGYLIILLIVFIFWLIWTVGKDDDY, from the exons ATGGCCATCGCAAGTCTCTTGGGATGGCTCGTGACCTTCTTCTTCCTCATATCTCTTCTCGCCATTATTTGTTATCAg CTTATGTGCTTTATTGATTTGGAAATTGATTACATAAATCATTATGATTCGGCGGTACGGATAAACAAGGTTGTGATGCCGGAGTTCATAATCCAAGCCGTTTTCTGTTTAGTCTGTTTAATTACGGgacattattttctttttttcccgTCTCTCCCATATTTATACTATAATTTTATATT GTATAGAAGGAGAAAACATTTGGTTGATGTAACAGAGATATTTAATCAGCTCAAGTGGGAAAAGAAACAACGACTAATCAAACTTGGCTATCTTATTAtccttttaattgtttttatattttg GTTGATTTGGACAGTAGGAAAAGATGATGATTATTAA